In Sander vitreus isolate 19-12246 chromosome 12, sanVit1, whole genome shotgun sequence, the following proteins share a genomic window:
- the mylk4a gene encoding uncharacterized protein mylk4a, with protein MSSLVMVGDGNGASFDLIQNRIESLSSKMDKLINIQEKVLNRLDGMSQDIDFIEKDMENLKVDKEEIHLPPKMMNQTKVMGREVREICQEMSTIMSVVNQRSEQQAQKLEGMEKLVLSMQQMISFIGETVKNSRVMELMFKGPAARKGSKPKDNKGKQTVKRKSSTETINKLDKKPTSNKASKGNQGITPACEPSSPQTSPKIKLHGPKHFLASRKCGNFLKDHKGKDGTDKPPLSPRGPKAQNKMKPPDTAEHISLKKQMLLLEEVQKFNKENAEKSCHQLTPGSLDLEAGVSPEEKDQQPDAHACNLVDYLREDWQVAETHEAVSEEEVAEKLHEAEAAVTEKEPKLDVEDVMKEKEEEKLPEEKKEEVASPDEEVAYAPELPAAHEDKKEQAPSRYFICDDHKDAFPSPEATQDQISEVSTTSIKFCVTEEHFAVEENTKSQEEEKKEDNEEEEEKLESEGWAVFRADGIELQLDLKQRVERERREKDAEMDAEKEDDENVERYFIDTSPPPAAPFNHHIVSAKPNQIINFYTINWQEVLGGGRFGQVHKCVENSSGLTLAAKVIKARSLKEKEVVKNEIQVMNNLDHANLIQLYAAYESRNDIILVLEYVGGGELFDRIIDENYTLMELDAVVFIRQICDGLQHMHKMYILHLDLKPENILCVSRVTNKIKIIDFGLARIYKPREKLRVNFGTPEFLAPEVINYDFVSFNTDMWSLGVITYMLLSGLSPFLGDDDNETLNNILACKWNFEEQEFVDTSEEAKDFISKLLIVNKSWRMGASEALRHPWLSDPVLHHHLHTKKTMCRSRRSSCVPTTDS; from the exons ATGAGTTCCTTGGTAATGGTAGGGGATGGCAACGGCGCAAGCTTTGACCTTATCCAAAATCGGATTGAGTCACTTAGCAGCAAGATGGACAAGCTCATCAACATTCAAGAGAAGGTCCTCAACCGACTGGATGGGATGTCTCAGGACATTGACTTCATTGAAAAGGATATGGAGAATCTGAAGGTTGACAAGGAGGAGATCCATCTTCCACCCAAGATGATGAACCAGACTAAGGTCATGGGGCGAGAGGTGAGGGAGATATGCCAGGAGATGAGCACCATAATGTCGGTGGTGAACCAGCGTTCCGAGCAGCAGGCTCAGAAGCTCGAAGGGATGGAAAAGCTGGTCCTCAGCATGCAGCAGATGATCAGCTTCATTGGGGAGACGGTGAAGAATTCCAGGGTTATGGAACTGATGTTCAAAGGCCCTGCTGCTCGGAAGGGCTCCAAACCTAAGGACAATAAAGGCAAGCAAACCGTTAAGAGGAAATCATCTACGGAAACAATAAACAAGCTTGACAAG AAACCTACCTCTAATAAAGCCAGTAAAGGGAATCAAGGGATAACCCCTGCATGTGAGCCCAGTTCTCCTCAAACTTCTCCCAAGATAAAGCTCCATGGACCAAAGCATTTCCTCGCCTCTCGCAAATGTGGAAACTTT TTGAAGGACCACAAAGGTAAAGATGGGACAGATAAGCCCCCTTTGAGCCCTAGGGGTCCAAAAGCTCAAAATAAGATGAAGCCTCCAGACACAGCAG AACATATCTCCTTGAAGAAGCAGATGTTGCTTCTTGAAGAGGTTCAGAAATTCAACAAGGAGAATGCAGAGAAATCGTGTCACCAGCTCACCCCTGGATCTCTGGATCTGGAGGCTGGAGTGTCCCCTGAAGAGAAAGATCAACAACCTGACGCCCATGCTTGCAACTTGGTGGACTACCTGCGTGAAGATTGGCAAGTGGCTGAGACACACGAGGCGGTTAGTGAGGAAGAGGTTGCGGAAAAGTTGCATGAGGCAGAGGCAGCGGTTACAGAGAAGGAACCCAAGCTCGATGTGGAGGATGtaatgaaagagaaagaggaagaaaagctCCCAGAGGAAAAGAAGGAAGAGGTTGCTTCTCCTGATGAAGAAGTAGCCTATGCCCCGGAGTTGCCTGCTGCCCATGAGGACAAAAAAGAGCAAGCCCCTTCAAGGTACTTTAT CTGTGATGACCACAAAGATGCCTTCCCATCTCCAGAGGCCACGCAGGACCAGATATCAGAGGTCAGCACCACAAGTATCAAGTTCTGTGTGACCGAGGAACACTTTGCAGTGGAGGAAAACACAAAGAGccaagaggaagagaagaaggaagacaacgaggaggaggaagagaagctTGAGTCTGAGGGCTGGGCAGTCTTCCGGGCAGATGGAATTGAACTCCAGTTAGACCTAAAACAAagggtggagagagaaagaagagaaaaggatGCAGAAATGGATGCAGAAAAGGAGGATGATGAAAATGTAGAGCGGTACTTTATTG acacctctcctcctccagcggCTCCTTTTAATCACCACATTGTTTCTGCCAAGCCCAACCAGATCATCAACTTCTACACCATCAACTGGCAGGAGGTCCTGGGGGG GGGTCGTTTTGGCCAGGTGCACAAATGTGTTGAAAACTCCTCCGGTCTCACTTTGGCAGCGAAGGTCATCAAAGCCAGGAGTCTGAAAGAAAAG GAGGTGGTGAAGAATGAGATCCAGGTCATGAATAATCTGGACCATGCCAACCTGATCCAGCTCTATGCAGCTTATGAGTCAAGGAATGACATCATCCTTGTACTTGAATA TGTTGGTGGAGGGGAGCTGTTTGACAGGATCATTGATGAAAACTACACTTTAATGGAGCTGGACGCTGTTGTGTTTATCAGGCAGATCTGTGACGGCCTGCAGCACATGCACAAAATGTACATCCTACACTTAGACTTAAAG CCAGAAAACATTCTGTGTGTGAGCAGAGTCACGAATAAGATCAAAATCATCGACTTCGGTCTTGCTAGGAT ATATAAACCACGTGAGAAACTGCGAGTGAATTTTGGCACTCCGGAGTTTCTAGCTCCTGAAGTCATCAACTATGACTTTGTGTCATTCAACACAGACATGTGGAGCCTCGGCGTCATCACCTACATGCT TCTGAGTGGTCTCAGTCCCTTCCTTGGCGACGATGACAACGAGACCCTGAACAACATCTTGGCCTGTAAGTGGAACTTTGAGGAACAAGAGTTTGTAGATACGTCCGAGGAAGCCAAAGACTTCATCTCCAAACTCCTCATTGTGAATAAAAG TTGGAGGATGGGGGCATCTGAGGCCTTGAGACATCCTTGGCTATCTGACCCAGtccttcatcatcatcttcatacAAAG